The Kineothrix sp. MB12-C1 genome includes a window with the following:
- a CDS encoding ribose-phosphate pyrophosphokinase — MPNLSELEAAIPVAPLKILAADSAAPLANQVNRYLVEFRQSVNNIAKTDPAFQGYVEDNYLASAICPRFGTGEGKAVLSDSIRGKDLFIMTDVCNHSITYRMNGYINHKSPDDHYQDLKRLISAANGKARRINVIMPFLYEGRQHKRTGRESLDCAYAIKELSDMGVSNFLTFDAHDPRVQNAAPLSGFDNFIPPYQFIRALLRTEEDLIIDKYHTIVISPDEGALDRAVYFANVLGIDTGMFYKRRDYSTIVNGKNPIVAHEFLGENIDGKDVIIIDDMISSGGSMIDTARQLKEMNAKRVFICCTFGLFTDGLQAFDEAYEKCYFDRVVTTNLTYQIPELKERPYYVEADMSKFLASIIDFMNHDSSMSNVHTPTEKIHEVLSKYNNREDIFLE; from the coding sequence ATGCCTAACTTAAGTGAACTAGAAGCGGCCATTCCGGTCGCTCCTTTAAAAATTCTGGCGGCGGATTCTGCTGCCCCACTCGCCAACCAGGTTAACCGCTATCTCGTGGAATTTCGTCAAAGTGTAAATAATATCGCAAAAACTGATCCCGCTTTTCAAGGATATGTAGAGGATAATTATTTGGCCAGCGCCATCTGCCCTCGTTTTGGCACAGGCGAAGGCAAGGCTGTCTTGAGCGATTCCATCCGAGGCAAAGATTTGTTTATTATGACAGACGTCTGCAATCATAGTATTACCTATAGAATGAATGGATATATCAATCATAAGTCTCCCGATGATCATTATCAGGATTTAAAAAGACTTATTTCCGCTGCGAATGGAAAAGCCCGCCGAATCAATGTTATCATGCCCTTTCTTTATGAAGGCAGACAGCACAAAAGGACAGGCCGGGAATCTCTCGATTGCGCTTATGCGATCAAGGAACTGTCCGATATGGGAGTATCTAATTTTCTTACCTTCGACGCTCATGATCCCCGAGTGCAAAATGCTGCTCCCTTGTCCGGCTTCGATAACTTTATTCCTCCTTATCAGTTTATCCGGGCGCTGCTTCGTACCGAGGAAGATTTAATTATCGATAAATATCATACGATCGTTATAAGCCCTGATGAGGGTGCTCTCGACCGCGCTGTATATTTCGCCAATGTTCTCGGCATCGATACCGGTATGTTCTACAAGCGTCGTGACTACTCCACCATTGTCAATGGCAAGAATCCTATCGTCGCTCATGAATTTCTGGGAGAGAATATCGATGGTAAAGACGTTATTATCATCGATGATATGATTTCCTCCGGCGGAAGTATGATCGATACTGCCCGACAGTTAAAGGAAATGAATGCCAAACGAGTATTCATCTGTTGTACCTTCGGATTGTTCACCGATGGCCTACAGGCTTTCGATGAAGCCTATGAGAAATGCTATTTCGACCGAGTGGTTACTACTAACCTTACTTACCAGATTCCGGAGCTTAAGGAACGTCCTTATTATGTGGAAGCGGATATGAGTAAGTTCCTGGCATCTATCATCGATTTCATGAATCACGACTCTTCTATGTCTAATGTACACACTCCGACAGAAAAGATTCACGAAGTGCTCTCCAAATATAATAACCGTGAAGATATATTTTTAGAATAA
- a CDS encoding DUF512 domain-containing protein — protein sequence MKENKHIVKSVLAGSIAQELEIEPGDELLEINGEKITDIFDYQYLIQDEYIEVLVKKLSGEEWLLEIDKEYEEELGVEFENGLMDDYRSCTNKCIFCFIDQMPEGMRETLYFKDDDSRLSFLQGNYVTLTNMSEHDIDRIIKYHLSPINISFQTTNPELRCKMLHNRFAGEALKKVDILYEAGITMNGQIVLCKGVNDRQELERSISDLTKYLPYLESVSIVPVGLSKFRDGLFPLEPFTKEDAREVIELVRKWQDKIYPEYGFHFIHASDEWYILAEEDLPQVPCYDGYLQLENGVGMLRLLLTEFYEALDEERRKGINRDKKQKISLATGLLAYPYIKEMAAAVVDLYPNLTANVYPITNEFFGERITVSGLLTGQDISRQLAGKELGERLLLPQNVLRSGETVFLDDMTVADLEKALQVKVDIVKSSGRDLIDTIIKVS from the coding sequence ATGAAAGAAAATAAACATATAGTAAAGAGCGTTCTTGCAGGAAGTATTGCACAGGAATTGGAGATAGAGCCGGGGGACGAGTTGCTTGAAATAAATGGAGAGAAGATTACGGATATCTTCGATTATCAATATCTCATCCAGGATGAGTATATCGAAGTGCTTGTGAAGAAGTTAAGCGGAGAGGAATGGCTGCTTGAAATCGATAAGGAATATGAAGAAGAACTTGGCGTTGAATTCGAGAATGGATTGATGGATGATTACCGGTCTTGTACCAATAAGTGTATCTTCTGTTTTATCGATCAGATGCCCGAAGGAATGAGAGAGACCTTATATTTCAAAGATGATGATTCCCGGCTTTCTTTTTTACAAGGTAATTATGTGACATTGACGAATATGTCGGAGCACGATATAGATAGAATTATCAAATATCACCTGTCACCGATCAATATCTCCTTCCAGACGACGAATCCGGAGCTTCGATGCAAGATGCTCCATAATCGTTTTGCGGGAGAAGCGCTTAAGAAGGTGGATATTCTCTATGAAGCAGGGATTACGATGAATGGTCAAATCGTTCTGTGTAAAGGGGTGAATGACAGGCAGGAGCTGGAGAGAAGCATTTCTGACTTGACGAAGTATCTGCCTTATTTGGAAAGTGTATCCATTGTACCGGTTGGACTTTCCAAATTCAGAGATGGACTATTCCCCTTGGAACCGTTCACAAAAGAGGATGCGCGGGAAGTAATTGAACTGGTGCGTAAATGGCAGGATAAAATATATCCCGAGTATGGCTTTCACTTCATTCATGCCAGCGATGAATGGTACATTCTGGCAGAGGAGGATTTGCCGCAAGTACCATGTTATGATGGTTATCTGCAACTGGAAAATGGTGTGGGAATGCTGCGGCTTCTTTTGACAGAATTCTATGAAGCGCTGGATGAAGAGAGACGCAAAGGAATAAACAGAGATAAGAAGCAAAAAATATCATTAGCTACAGGGCTTTTGGCATATCCTTACATTAAGGAAATGGCAGCAGCAGTAGTCGATCTTTATCCCAATCTGACGGCTAACGTATATCCGATTACAAATGAGTTCTTTGGAGAAAGAATAACCGTTTCCGGCCTTTTGACGGGGCAGGATATTAGCCGGCAATTAGCAGGGAAGGAACTGGGGGAGAGACTGCTTTTGCCACAGAATGTTTTGCGGAGCGGTGAAACTGTATTTTTAGATGATATGACGGTGGCGGACTTGGAAAAGGCTTTACAAGTAAAGGTAGATATTGTAAAATCAAGCGGACGCGATTTAATAGATACTATAATTAAAGTGAGTTAG
- the der gene encoding ribosome biogenesis GTPase Der, which translates to MGKRKTKPIVAVVGRPNVGKSTLFNALAGEMISIVKDTPGITRDRIYADVSWLDMSFTLIDTGGIEPDSKDIILSQMREQAQIAIDTADVILFMVDVRQGLVDADSKVADMLRRSQKPVILVVNKVDHVNKYMADVYEFYNLGIGDPHPISAANRTGIGDMLDVVTSYFDKTASEEEEDERIKIAIIGKPNVGKSSIINRLIGENRLIVSDIAGTTRDAIDTDIRYNGKDYVFIDTAGLRRKNKIKEELERYMIVRTVSAVERADIAVLVIDAEEGVTEQDAKIVGIAHERGKAIIIAVNKWDVIEKDNKTVNKFSNKVREVLSFIPYAEIIFISAVTGQRLPKLYEMIDIVNENHSLRVSTGVLNEIMSEAVALQQPPSDKGKRLRLYYITQVSVKPPTFVIFVNDKELMHFSYTRYIENKIREAFGFKGTPLKFIIRERKEKE; encoded by the coding sequence ATGGGAAAGAGAAAAACCAAACCGATCGTAGCGGTGGTAGGACGGCCGAATGTAGGAAAGTCTACGCTGTTTAATGCATTGGCAGGAGAGATGATATCAATTGTAAAAGATACACCGGGCATTACCCGGGACAGAATATATGCAGATGTGTCATGGCTGGACATGTCATTTACTTTGATCGATACAGGCGGTATTGAGCCGGACAGTAAGGACATTATTTTATCCCAAATGAGAGAGCAGGCGCAGATCGCTATCGATACTGCCGATGTGATCCTTTTTATGGTGGATGTAAGACAAGGACTTGTAGATGCGGATTCTAAGGTGGCGGATATGTTGCGTCGTTCTCAGAAGCCGGTAATTCTTGTCGTGAATAAAGTAGATCATGTGAATAAGTATATGGCAGATGTATACGAGTTCTATAATTTGGGAATCGGCGATCCCCATCCTATTTCTGCGGCAAATCGTACAGGAATCGGCGATATGCTCGATGTAGTAACTTCTTATTTCGACAAGACAGCGTCGGAGGAAGAAGAGGATGAACGTATTAAGATAGCAATTATCGGAAAGCCTAATGTGGGAAAATCTTCTATTATTAATAGACTAATAGGCGAGAACCGTCTAATTGTGTCGGATATCGCAGGAACGACACGGGATGCCATCGATACAGATATTCGATATAACGGCAAAGATTATGTTTTTATCGATACTGCAGGACTTCGAAGAAAAAACAAAATAAAAGAAGAATTGGAACGTTACATGATCGTTCGTACGGTCAGCGCGGTAGAACGTGCGGATATTGCCGTACTTGTTATCGATGCAGAGGAAGGCGTTACAGAGCAGGATGCGAAGATTGTAGGTATTGCCCACGAGAGGGGAAAAGCAATTATCATCGCTGTAAACAAATGGGATGTGATTGAGAAGGATAATAAGACAGTCAATAAATTCTCCAATAAGGTAAGAGAGGTCTTGTCCTTTATCCCGTATGCAGAAATTATCTTTATTTCAGCGGTAACAGGGCAGAGACTTCCTAAACTATATGAGATGATAGATATTGTGAATGAAAATCATTCTCTTCGTGTATCTACTGGTGTATTGAACGAAATTATGTCGGAAGCCGTGGCATTGCAACAGCCGCCATCGGATAAAGGAAAGCGCTTGCGCTTGTATTATATTACCCAGGTATCGGTAAAGCCTCCTACTTTCGTGATCTTTGTAAATGATAAGGAATTGATGCATTTTTCCTATACGCGTTATATTGAGAATAAAATAAGGGAAGCATTTGGCTTTAAAGGCACTCCCTTAAAGTTTATTATTCGGGAAAGAAAGGAAAAAGAATAA
- the plsY gene encoding glycerol-3-phosphate 1-O-acyltransferase PlsY, protein MERIICLAIGYALGLFQTAYIYGKLKGIDIRQHGSGNAGTTNTLRVLGTKAGLIVFAGDVLKCIVAVMICTLLFEKAYPDMTYLLKMYAAAGAILGHNFPFYLNFKGGKGIAATAGLILSFHPNFLVVGVVMFFGAFLLTHYVSLGSLLVYAAFMTQIVVSGQLGLFGEMSQSLLLEMYAIALFLTAMAYYKHRENIVRLLKGEERKTYLFKKVKS, encoded by the coding sequence GTGGAACGTATTATATGTTTGGCAATCGGATATGCGCTGGGGCTATTTCAAACAGCTTATATTTACGGTAAGTTAAAGGGAATCGATATCAGACAGCATGGCAGCGGGAATGCGGGAACGACCAATACACTAAGGGTACTTGGAACGAAGGCAGGTTTGATTGTTTTTGCCGGCGATGTATTGAAGTGTATTGTTGCTGTAATGATTTGCACCCTTTTATTTGAGAAGGCTTATCCGGATATGACTTATCTTCTTAAAATGTATGCGGCAGCAGGAGCTATACTTGGACATAACTTTCCTTTTTACTTGAATTTTAAAGGGGGTAAGGGCATTGCGGCTACAGCAGGCTTAATTTTATCCTTTCATCCCAACTTTTTAGTGGTAGGTGTTGTTATGTTCTTCGGTGCCTTTTTGCTGACCCATTATGTATCCTTGGGATCTTTGCTTGTTTATGCGGCATTTATGACTCAGATTGTAGTATCGGGACAGCTCGGATTATTCGGTGAGATGAGCCAGTCGCTGCTTCTGGAAATGTATGCGATTGCTTTATTTTTGACAGCAATGGCATACTATAAGCACAGAGAGAATATCGTGCGTCTGCTCAAAGGGGAAGAAAGAAAAACCTATCTGTTTAAAAAGGTGAAGTCATAG
- a CDS encoding NAD(P)H-dependent glycerol-3-phosphate dehydrogenase, whose amino-acid sequence MANVSIIGAGSWGTALAALLHKNGHKVTVWSIVESEVEMLNREREHKDKLPGVKLPEDMIFTTDLAEAVKGKDVLVLAVPSPYTRSTSHMLKEYVEEGQIIVNVAKGIEEDTLLTLSQIIEEEIPQACVCVLSGPSHAEEVGKGIPTTIVVGSHKKETAEYLQNLFMNEVFRVYISPDVLGIELGAALKNVVALAAGIADGLGYGDNTKAALITRGITEISRLGIAMGGRFETFSGLTGIGDLIVTCASMHSRNRRAGILIGKGYTMEEAMKEVKMVVEGVYSAKAAISLAKKYDVQLPIIEQVNQVLFEGKPADAAVKELMIRDKKLENSSLEGWA is encoded by the coding sequence ATGGCGAATGTAAGTATTATTGGTGCCGGAAGTTGGGGAACGGCTTTAGCAGCATTGCTTCATAAAAACGGACATAAGGTTACTGTATGGTCGATTGTGGAATCAGAAGTTGAGATGCTGAATAGGGAAAGAGAACATAAGGATAAGCTCCCGGGTGTGAAACTGCCGGAGGATATGATATTTACCACAGATCTTGCAGAGGCGGTAAAAGGGAAAGATGTACTCGTTCTTGCGGTACCTTCGCCTTATACGAGAAGCACCTCACACATGTTAAAAGAATATGTGGAAGAAGGGCAGATTATCGTCAATGTAGCAAAAGGGATCGAAGAGGATACCCTTCTTACCTTATCCCAGATTATCGAAGAAGAGATTCCGCAGGCTTGTGTCTGCGTACTTTCCGGTCCCTCTCATGCAGAGGAGGTCGGCAAGGGAATCCCTACCACGATTGTTGTTGGCTCTCATAAGAAGGAAACAGCGGAATATTTACAGAACCTATTTATGAATGAGGTGTTCCGTGTATATATTAGTCCGGATGTACTCGGCATTGAGCTTGGAGCTGCGTTAAAGAATGTAGTGGCTCTTGCAGCAGGTATTGCAGATGGACTTGGATATGGAGATAATACGAAGGCGGCTCTTATTACGAGAGGAATTACAGAAATCTCCAGACTTGGTATTGCTATGGGCGGCCGCTTTGAGACTTTCAGCGGTCTGACAGGAATCGGCGATTTGATTGTTACTTGTGCATCCATGCATTCGAGAAATAGAAGAGCCGGTATTTTGATTGGAAAAGGATATACGATGGAAGAGGCTATGAAGGAAGTGAAGATGGTCGTTGAAGGCGTGTATTCTGCAAAAGCGGCTATAAGTCTTGCGAAGAAGTACGATGTACAGCTTCCGATTATCGAACAGGTCAATCAGGTATTATTTGAAGGAAAGCCGGCGGATGCTGCAGTAAAAGAGCTGATGATAAGAGATAAGAAGCTGGAAAACTCTTCGCTGGAAGGGTGGGCGTAG
- a CDS encoding AAA family ATPase — protein MSGQNKGFAGTSEYVASEQLMASVNVAVALQKPLLIKGEPGTGKTMLAEAVAKSLGKKLIIWNIKSTTKAQDGLYVYDTIQRLYDGQFGEEGVDDISRYIKLGKLGEAFDSEEQVVLLIDEIDKADLEFPNDLLWELDQMEFYIHETKRTVKAKQRPIVIVTSNAEKELPDAFLRRCIFHYIDFPDEELMEEIVKTHFPDIEDNLLKNAMEVFYWVRSIRDVRKKPSTSELIDWINALRIGGIPLDTLRNKLPFLGVIVKKDEDLVTVKERVN, from the coding sequence ATGAGCGGACAGAACAAAGGATTTGCCGGCACTTCGGAATATGTAGCTTCCGAACAATTGATGGCGAGCGTAAATGTAGCGGTAGCGCTGCAAAAGCCACTGTTAATTAAAGGAGAGCCCGGAACCGGTAAGACGATGCTCGCAGAGGCGGTTGCGAAGTCGCTTGGGAAGAAATTAATTATATGGAATATTAAGTCTACGACAAAGGCACAGGATGGTTTATATGTATACGATACGATTCAGCGCCTTTATGATGGACAATTCGGGGAAGAAGGGGTAGATGATATTTCCCGTTATATCAAGCTCGGTAAGTTAGGAGAAGCCTTCGATAGCGAAGAACAAGTTGTTCTATTAATCGATGAAATCGATAAGGCGGATCTGGAGTTTCCTAATGATTTGTTATGGGAATTGGATCAAATGGAATTCTATATCCATGAGACGAAGAGAACGGTGAAAGCGAAACAACGGCCAATTGTTATTGTTACGTCCAACGCGGAGAAGGAATTGCCGGATGCCTTTTTAAGAAGATGTATCTTTCACTATATCGATTTCCCGGATGAAGAGTTAATGGAAGAAATCGTAAAAACACATTTCCCGGATATCGAAGATAACCTGTTAAAAAATGCGATGGAAGTATTCTATTGGGTTCGCTCCATTAGGGATGTCCGTAAAAAACCGAGTACCTCGGAGTTAATCGATTGGATCAATGCATTGCGTATCGGAGGTATTCCTTTGGATACCTTACGAAATAAACTTCCGTTTCTCGGTGTGATCGTAAAGAAGGATGAGGATCTTGTTACTGTTAAGGAACGTGTGAATTAA
- a CDS encoding VWA containing CoxE family protein, translating into MFVEFFDILKAKGLKVTLSEWLTLQEALDKGLCNSSLTEFYYVARMILVKSETEYDKFDLAFEECFKGITSDNEITANMLRWLDKSDMNELFHEEERHQMNQSEDLQIDKDDVEEKFKQRLKDQDSEHNGGSYWIGTMGKTSFGNTGGNIGGIRVGGTTGYQSAFQVIGARKYRDFRDDKIIDNRQFQLALRRLRQFSTKLDIPKTELDIDGTIDKTCNNGGCLQIVMEKPRKNSVKLLLLMDSGGTMIPYTKLLNELFQSVHKSNHYKDVKTYYFHNCIYSKLYRTPECENGDWIDTEWMFRNLDSDYKVIIVGDAAMAPEELYSDTGNYRGPNGGLSGMDWLLLMKKNYKKIVWMNPKMAYGHAPWREAETAIKNLLPMYKLTVDGLNQAMTCLMVNK; encoded by the coding sequence ATGTTTGTCGAATTCTTTGATATATTAAAGGCGAAAGGACTTAAAGTTACCTTAAGCGAATGGTTGACGTTGCAGGAAGCCTTGGATAAAGGGCTGTGTAACAGCAGCTTGACCGAATTCTATTACGTTGCCCGAATGATATTGGTGAAAAGTGAAACCGAATACGATAAGTTCGATTTGGCATTTGAGGAATGCTTTAAAGGGATTACGTCGGATAATGAAATAACTGCTAATATGCTTAGATGGCTGGATAAATCCGATATGAATGAACTGTTTCACGAAGAAGAACGTCATCAGATGAATCAGTCAGAAGACTTACAAATCGATAAAGACGACGTAGAAGAGAAGTTCAAGCAGCGCCTTAAGGATCAAGACAGCGAGCATAACGGCGGCAGTTATTGGATCGGCACTATGGGGAAAACTTCTTTTGGCAATACGGGAGGCAATATCGGAGGAATTCGCGTCGGAGGAACTACCGGCTATCAATCGGCTTTTCAGGTAATCGGAGCCAGGAAGTACAGAGATTTTCGCGATGATAAAATTATCGATAACAGGCAGTTTCAACTGGCCCTTCGAAGACTTCGCCAATTCTCCACCAAGCTGGATATCCCGAAAACGGAGCTCGATATTGACGGCACCATCGATAAGACTTGCAATAATGGCGGCTGCCTGCAGATAGTAATGGAGAAACCGAGGAAGAATTCGGTGAAGCTTTTGCTATTGATGGATTCCGGAGGAACGATGATTCCTTATACTAAATTATTGAATGAATTATTTCAATCGGTTCATAAATCCAATCATTATAAGGATGTGAAAACTTATTATTTTCACAACTGTATTTACAGTAAGCTATATAGAACACCGGAATGTGAGAATGGGGACTGGATTGATACGGAATGGATGTTCCGGAATCTGGACAGCGATTATAAAGTGATTATTGTAGGCGATGCAGCGATGGCACCTGAGGAATTATATTCCGATACGGGTAATTACAGGGGGCCTAACGGAGGTCTTTCGGGAATGGATTGGCTGCTTCTTATGAAGAAGAATTATAAAAAGATTGTCTGGATGAATCCTAAGATGGCATACGGACACGCACCTTGGAGAGAAGCGGAGACGGCGATTAAAAATCTGCTCCCTATGTATAAGCTTACGGTAGACGGATTGAATCAGGCGATGACATGTCTGATGGTCAATAAATGA
- the tyrS gene encoding tyrosine--tRNA ligase, translating into MTIFDELKARGLLAQLTDEEEIKELINNGKATFYIGFDPTADSLHVGHFMALCLMKRLQMAGNKPIALLGGGTGMIGDPSGRSDMRTMMTPEIIQHNCDCFKEQMSKFIDFSEGKALMVNNADWLMDLNYIEMLREVGSHFSVNRMLTAECYKQRMEKGLSFLEFNYMIMQSYDFYVLYQKYGCNMQFGGDDQWSNMLGGTELIRRKLGKNAYAMTITLLLNSEGNKMGKTQKGAVWLDPNKTTPFEFFQYWRNIADADVLKCIRMLTFLPLEEIEQMDQWEGSQLNKAKEILAFELTKMIHGEEEANKSLESARALFTDGNAAQMPTVVLKEEDFEENKIDILSMLVASGLVASRSEGRRAVEQGGVTADGEKVADIKAVFEKEQLAGDGIVLKRGKKNFKRITC; encoded by the coding sequence ATGACTATTTTTGATGAATTAAAGGCGAGAGGGCTTCTGGCTCAGCTTACCGATGAAGAGGAGATTAAGGAATTAATTAATAATGGAAAGGCAACTTTTTATATCGGATTCGATCCGACGGCTGACAGCCTTCATGTAGGACACTTCATGGCACTTTGTCTTATGAAGAGATTACAGATGGCAGGAAATAAGCCAATAGCTCTTCTTGGCGGAGGGACGGGTATGATCGGAGACCCTTCGGGGAGAAGCGATATGCGTACGATGATGACGCCTGAGATTATTCAGCATAACTGCGATTGTTTCAAGGAACAAATGAGTAAATTTATTGATTTCTCCGAAGGGAAAGCCCTTATGGTGAACAATGCGGACTGGTTAATGGATCTGAATTACATCGAGATGCTCCGCGAAGTGGGTTCTCATTTCAGTGTAAATCGTATGCTTACGGCGGAATGCTACAAGCAGCGCATGGAGAAGGGACTTAGCTTCCTGGAATTCAACTACATGATTATGCAAAGCTATGACTTCTACGTGTTATACCAAAAGTACGGCTGCAATATGCAGTTCGGAGGGGATGACCAGTGGAGCAATATGCTGGGAGGAACGGAACTTATCCGCCGGAAGTTAGGTAAGAATGCATATGCTATGACAATTACTCTGCTTCTTAACTCGGAAGGAAATAAGATGGGCAAAACACAAAAGGGTGCGGTATGGCTCGATCCGAATAAGACTACTCCTTTTGAATTCTTCCAGTATTGGAGAAATATAGCGGATGCGGATGTATTGAAATGTATTCGTATGCTTACCTTCCTGCCTCTTGAGGAAATCGAACAGATGGATCAATGGGAAGGAAGCCAGTTAAATAAGGCGAAAGAGATTCTTGCTTTTGAATTGACAAAGATGATTCATGGAGAAGAGGAAGCGAATAAATCACTGGAAAGTGCACGTGCTTTATTTACAGACGGCAACGCGGCACAGATGCCTACAGTTGTTCTGAAAGAGGAAGATTTTGAAGAAAACAAGATAGATATTTTATCGATGTTAGTTGCTTCCGGACTTGTAGCTTCTCGTTCCGAGGGACGCCGTGCAGTAGAACAGGGCGGCGTGACTGCGGATGGAGAGAAGGTTGCAGATATTAAAGCGGTATTTGAGAAAGAGCAGCTTGCCGGAGATGGTATCGTATTAAAGCGCGGTAAGAAAAACTTTAAGAGAATTACTTGCTAA
- the spoIVA gene encoding stage IV sporulation protein A, producing the protein MDASHTHNLYKDIQLRTGGEIYIGVVGPVRTGKSTFIKRFMDVMVLPYMTQEHERMRAQDELPQSSGGKTITTTEPKFIPKEAAKITLGEDINVNVRLIDCVGYMVEGASGHMEEDVERMVKTPWSSQEIPFTQAAEIGTKKVINDHSTIGIVITCDGSFGEIPRDSYLAAEERTIEELKKIHKPFIVLVNTEKPYSESAIRLSEEIGRKYQVSTMPVNCEQLKKEDINAIMEKILYEFPLTMVEFYMPKWVEMLPNTHRMKADIIGKIKELMGQIGCVKDVAANGIPMESDYIRKCKVDGINMANGCVTVSMEVDDSYYYEMLSDLIGENITSEYQLLSVLQQMAKMRTEYVKVLHAVDSVRGKGYGVVTPERDEITLDKPEMIRHGNKFGVKIRAESPSIHMIRANIETEISPIVGTEEQAQDLIRYISEAGTGEEGMWETNIFGKTVEQLVNDGIMGKIAMIGDESQVKLQETMQKIVNDSNGGMVCIII; encoded by the coding sequence ATGGACGCTTCACATACACATAACTTATACAAAGATATACAATTACGTACTGGAGGAGAAATCTACATAGGGGTGGTAGGTCCGGTAAGAACTGGAAAATCCACTTTCATCAAACGTTTTATGGATGTAATGGTACTTCCCTATATGACGCAAGAGCATGAAAGAATGCGCGCTCAGGATGAGCTTCCGCAGAGCTCGGGCGGGAAAACGATTACGACAACAGAGCCGAAGTTCATCCCGAAAGAAGCTGCTAAGATTACATTAGGAGAGGATATTAATGTTAATGTCCGCTTGATTGACTGTGTTGGTTATATGGTGGAAGGTGCCAGCGGACACATGGAAGAAGATGTGGAAAGAATGGTGAAGACCCCTTGGTCATCACAGGAGATTCCCTTCACTCAGGCGGCAGAGATAGGAACGAAAAAGGTAATCAATGATCACTCTACAATCGGTATCGTGATTACTTGTGACGGAAGCTTTGGAGAGATTCCGAGGGATAGCTATCTTGCGGCAGAAGAACGTACCATTGAAGAACTTAAGAAAATACATAAGCCTTTTATTGTGCTCGTGAATACAGAAAAGCCATATTCAGAGAGTGCTATAAGGCTTTCAGAAGAGATCGGCAGGAAATATCAAGTGAGCACCATGCCGGTTAACTGCGAACAGTTAAAAAAAGAAGATATCAATGCCATTATGGAAAAGATTTTATATGAATTCCCTCTCACTATGGTTGAATTCTATATGCCTAAATGGGTGGAGATGCTTCCGAATACCCATCGGATGAAAGCTGATATTATAGGAAAGATTAAAGAATTAATGGGGCAGATCGGCTGTGTTAAGGATGTGGCGGCAAATGGCATCCCAATGGAGAGCGATTATATCCGTAAATGTAAAGTGGATGGAATCAATATGGCTAATGGATGTGTAACGGTATCCATGGAAGTGGACGATTCCTACTACTATGAAATGTTAAGTGATTTAATCGGAGAAAATATCACTAGCGAATATCAATTGCTATCGGTACTTCAGCAGATGGCTAAGATGAGAACGGAATATGTAAAGGTTCTTCATGCGGTAGATTCTGTACGGGGCAAAGGATATGGTGTGGTAACGCCGGAGAGGGATGAAATTACCTTGGATAAACCGGAGATGATTCGCCATGGTAATAAGTTCGGGGTTAAGATTAGGGCAGAAAGCCCGAGTATTCATATGATACGGGCGAATATAGAGACAGAGATTTCGCCGATCGTAGGAACGGAAGAACAGGCACAGGATTTAATTCGTTATATTTCCGAAGCGGGAACGGGCGAAGAAGGTATGTGGGAAACCAATATTTTCGGCAAAACGGTGGAACAACTTGTAAATGACGGAATTATGGGAAAAATTGCAATGATAGGAGACGAGAGCCAAGTGAAGCTGCAGGAGACAATGCAGAAAATTGTCAATGACAGCAACGGTGGAATGGTTTGCATCATTATATAA